From Panicum hallii strain FIL2 chromosome 2, PHallii_v3.1, whole genome shotgun sequence, a single genomic window includes:
- the LOC112883393 gene encoding probable arabinosyltransferase ARAD1, producing the protein MWERGRPPRKPRPSPIIVPPPPPSPPPRLNLLLPRSLLALAARAMPSRRPSPVLLLLLALALALLFLLLSPSSPSASRLSRSLASGSASAFSSPASPAAPPAPVKIYMYDLPPKFTYGVVRSYTAARAPSGSADAAAVLPDEQLRYPGHQHSAEWWLFKDLLRRGPRDRPVARVDDPRDADLFYVPFFSSLSLVVNPIRPPVAANASGVAAAYSDEAMQKELLEWLERQPYWRRHRGRDHVFICQDPNALYSVIDRISNAILLVSDFGRLRSDQASLVKDVILPYSHRINSFKGDVGVDGRPSLLFFMGNRYRKEGGKVRDALFQILENEEDVTIKHGAQSRESRRAATRGMHSSKFCLHPAGDTPSACRLFDALVSLCVPVIVSDYIELPFEDVIDYSSISIFVGTSKAVQPGYLTSMLRRVSSERILEYQREIKKVKRFFEYEDPNGPVNEIWRQVSLKVPLVKLLTNRNKRLVERGTNGTDCSCICSATPTDMTTAG; encoded by the exons ATGTGGGAGCGCGGCAGGCCGCCCCGCAAGCCGCGCCCGTCCCCGATCattgtgccgccgccgcctccatcgCCGCCTCCCCGCCTGAACCTTCTGCTCCCCAGATCCCTCCTCGCGCTCGCCGCGCGCGCCATGCCatcgcgccgcccctccccggtCCTTCTACTCCTCCTGGCGCTCGCGCTCgcgctcctcttcctcctcctctccccgtcATCCCCCTCCGCTTCCCGCCTCTCCCGCTCCCTCGCCTCCGGCTCCGCTTCCGCCTTCTCGTCTCCGGCGTCACCCGCCGCTCCGCCCGCCCCCGTCAAGATCTACATGTACGACCTGCCTCCCAAGTTCACCTACGGCGTCGTGCGCAGCTAcacggccgcgcgcgcgccctcGGGGTCGGCGGACGCCGCCGCGGTGCTCCCCGACGAGCAGCTGCGGTACCCGGGGCACCAGCACTCGGCTGAGTGGTGGCTCTTCAAGGACCTGCTCCGCCGCGGGCCGCGCGACCGCCCCGTGGCACGCGTGGACGATCCGCGCGACGCCGACCTCTTCTACGTgcccttcttctcctccctcAGCCTCGTTGTCAACCCCATCCGCCCCCCGGTGGCAGCCAACGCCtctggggtggcggcggcgtacAGCGACGAGGCTATGCAGAAGGAGCTGCTGGAGTGGCTGGAGAGGCAGCCGTACTGGAGGCGGCACCGGGGGAGGGATCACGTTTTCATTTGCCAGGATCCCAACGCGCTGTACAGTGTGATCGACCGGATTAGCAATGCCATACTTCTGGTCTCTGATTTCGGCCGGTTGCGCAGCGACCAGGCATCCCTCGTCAAGGATGTCATCCTGCCCTACTCACACCGAATCAACTCCTTCAAGGGTGACGTCGGGGTAGATGGTCGGCCCTCATTGCTGTTCTTCATGGGCAATCGATACCGCAAGGAG GGTGGTAAGGTCCGTGATGCACTTTTCCAAATTCTTGAGAACGAGGAAGATGTAACCATAAAACATGGAGCTCAATCAAGAGAGAGTCGCCGTGCAGCTACACGAGGAATGCACTCATCAAAATTTTGCCTCCATCCTGCTGGAGACACTCCATCAGCGTGCAGATTGTTTGATGCTCTTGTCAGTTTATGTGTTCCTGTTATAGTGAGTGATTACATTGAACTACCATTCGAAGATGTTATAGACTACAGTAGCATATCAATATTTGTCGGGACAAGCAAGGCAGTACAACCTGGATACTTAACTTCGATGCTTCGAAGAGTAAGTTCAGAGAGGATTCTGGAGTACCAGAGAGAAATAAAAAAG GTAAAACGTTTCTTTGAGTATGAAGATCCGAATGGACCAGTAAATGAGATATGGCGCCAAGTATCCCTAAAAGTACCATTGGTAAAGTTGTTGACTAACCGCAACAAACGCCTGGTTGAAAGAGGCACCAATGGAACAGATTGCTCGTGCATATGCTCTGCAACCCCTACTGACATGACCACAGCTGGGTAA
- the LOC112880629 gene encoding cytochrome c6, chloroplastic → MYGLPSAARPPLPSHLACSASSSVTRVRAASAYCCASLKQARPSAIAAAVAGRAAAPLLAAALLLAAAPPGLPDATSPAFAQPISEGAALFRKACIGCHDMGGNILQPGATLFLKDLERNGVATDEELYNITYYGKGRMPGFGEKCTPRGQCTFGPRLSEDDIKLLASFVKSQAENGWPKIEGDGD, encoded by the exons ATGTACGGGCTTCCTTCGGCCGCGCGGCCCCCGCTACCGTCTCACCTCGCCTGCTCCGCTTCTTCCTCCGTTACTCGGGTAAGGGCGGCTTCGGCGTACTGCTGCGCCAGTCTGAAGCAGGCGCGCCCTTCCGCCATCGCTGCAGCCGTGGCGgggcgcgcggccgcgccgctCTTGGCTGCGGCGCTCCTCCTTGCAGCTGCGCCCCCTGGCCTACCTGATGCTACCTCTCCAG CATTTGCCCAACCAATTTCGGAAGGCGCAGCGTTGTTCCGGAAGGCCTGCATCGGCTGCCATGACATGGGAGGAAACATCCTACAGCCC GGAGCCACTCTTTTCCTGAAGGATCTCGAGAG AAATGGAGTCGCCACAGATGAGGAACTGTATAACATCACATACTACGGGAAAGGGAGGATGCCG GGCTTTGGAGAGAAATGCACCCCAAGAGGACAGTGCACCTTCGGCCCCCGGCTGTCTGAAGATGACATCAAGCTCCTAGCTTCGTTTGTCAAGTCGCAAGCCGAAAACGGGTGGCCAAAGATCGAAGGTGATGGAGATTGA
- the LOC112880627 gene encoding uncharacterized protein At4g19900 — protein MLPRTHSHPARRRSGLGTQLCAAVAALLLLLSLAVLHSRLSSSSSSSIFPTSRSHSTAVDSNSSAALLADEVVDEDVAAVLDPLLTVTTTTTATDGGGGAVANPDDDRIDELDVLDEDAAGADAADDATASAAAATSLVWDHIAGAARLPFRLPAAGESLPAGQPRLDSPRRIAAAAFGSDDELVDLELRVEISSIAGIEDALLLKPASAKGAETRLRAGWARWLEGKADYLRRDRMLRSNLESLNPRNHPLLQDPDSPGLTSLTRGDRMVQRLLLAELDKPASKNSERRRLQSYENEQGMGATVKVKQQKGRRWGYFPGIDPHLGFSEFMERFFELGKCSMKVFMVWNSPQWAYGVRHQRGLESLLKQHPDACVVMLSETLELESFREFVKEGYKVAVAVPNLDKLLESTPTHEFASVWYEWRQTKYYPLHYSELIRLAALYKYGGIYLDSDIIVLKPLTLLRNTIGATNPVPGSSGYSGAVLAFEKQSPLLEECLKEFYSTYDDTILQWNGAELMTRVISNLSSKADGNMWLLNTKLEPSATFYPISSTDIMRYFSEPDNMVEKAHHDAVFSRIVNDSTTFHFWNGITSTLVPESNSLVERILNRYCLHCLDVL, from the exons ATGCTGCCGCGCACGCACTCCcacccggcgcggcggcgctccgggctgGGCACGCAGCtctgcgccgccgtcgccgcgctcCTCCTGCTCCTCTCCCTCGCTGTCCTCCACTCGCGcctctcgtcgtcgtcgtcgtcctccatcTTCCCCACCTCCCGCTCCCACTCCACCGCCGTCGACTCCaactcctccgccgccctcctcgccgACGAAGTCGTTGACGAGGACGTGGCCGCCGTGCTCGACCCGCTGCTCACCGTCACCACCACGACCACCGCCaccgacggcggcggaggcgccgtCGCCAACCCCGACGACGACCGCATCGACGAGCTCGACGTGTTGGACGAGGACGCCGCGGGTGCCGACGCGGCAGACGACGCCACCGCCTCCGCGGCGGCCGCCACGTCCCTCGTCTGGGACCacatcgccggcgccgcccgcctgccgttccgcctccccgccgccggcgaatCCCTGCCCGCTGGACAGCCCCGCCTCGACTCCCCGCGCcggatcgccgccgccgcctttggaTCGGACGACGAGCTGGTGGATCTGGAACTGCGGGTGGAGATCTCGTCCATCGCCGGCATCGAGGACGCCCTACTCCTGAAGCCCGCCTCTGCCAAGGGCGCCGAGACGCGGCTCCGGGCCGGGTGGGCGCGGTGGCTCGAGGGTAAGGCCGACTACCTCCGGCGCGATCGCATGCTCCGCTCCAACCTGGAGTCACTCAATCCGCGCAATCATCCGCTGCTCCAGGACCCCGACAGCCCCGGCCTCACCTCTCTCACCCGTGGCGACCGCATGGTGCAGCGGTTGCTACTAGCTGAGCTTGACAAACCTGCGTCCAAGAATTCTGAGCGGCGTAGGCTCCAATCTTACGAAAACGAGCAGGGCATGGGAGCAACTGTGAAGGTGAAGCAACAGAAGGGAAGGAGGTGGGGATATTTCCCGGGGATTGATCCCCATTTGGGGTTCTCAGAGTTCATGGAGAGATTCTTCGAGCTTGGGAAGTGCTCCATGAAGGTTTTCATGGTGTGGAACAGCCCGCAGTGGGCGTATGGTGTCCGACACCAGCGTGGATTGGAGAGCCTGCTCAAGCAGCACCCAGACGCCTGCGTAGTCATGCTATCGGAGACGCTGGAGCTAGAATCCTTCCGGGAATTTGTGAAGGAAGG ATATAAAGTTGCTGTCGCAGTGCCGAATCTTGACAAGCTTTTGGAAAGCACTCCAACTCATGAGTTTGCATCAGTGTGGTATGAATGGCGGCAGACAAAATATTACCCATTGCACTACAGTGAGCTAATACGCCTTGCTGCTCTTTACAA ATATGGTGGCATATACCTTGATTCTGATATTATCGTACTTAAACCTTTAACATTGCTCCGGAATACTATTGGTGCCACAAATCCTGTACCTGGAAGTTCCGGTTATAGTGGTGCTGTGCTAGCATTTGAAAAACAGAG CCCGTTATTGGAGGAGTGTCTTAAAGAGTTTTATTCAACATATGATGATACCATCTTGCAGTGGAATGGTGCTGAACTTATGACAAGAGTAATAAGCAATCTATCTAGCAAAGCAGATGGAAATATGTGGCTTCTTAACACAAAACTGGAGCCCTCTGCTACATTTTACCCTATAAGTTCTACTGATATTATGAG ATATTTCTCAGAGCCAGACAACATGGTTGAGAAAGCACACCATGATGCCGTCTTTTCTAGGATCGTGAATGACTCCACCACTTTCCATTTTTGGAACGGCATTACATCTACGCTGGTGCCTGAATCTAACAGTCTTGTTGAGAGAATCCTTAACCGTTACTGTCTCCATTGCCTTGATGTTTTGTAG
- the LOC112879821 gene encoding obtusifoliol 14-alpha demethylase-like isoform X1 produces MVVLTVYRTRRRAIPSMIMDLPATTWLAFAVFFMVAAAIKITRRQRSAASPTMTRPLPPVSPGVPLLGDLPALLIKGPLALIRDHYTRLGSVFTVRLFHLKLTFLVGPDVSSHFYQGLDSEISQDEVSQFTIPTFGPGVAFDVDYATRREQFRFFGDAMKPVKLRTYAQLMVREVESHFARWGQSGTVNLKQELEHVVTLMTSRCLLGAAVREKMFGEVGTLLRELNDGMRLVTILLPHLPIPAHRRRDAARARLGEIFIEIVRSHMNRNDGRADDCHDMLQCLIDSRYKDGRCTTETEVVGMLVSALFAGQHNSSSAATWAGARLLTHTKHLRAAVEEQARVVARHGGRVDYDVLQEMDTLHRCVKETLRLHPPALMLLRHARRSFAVRTGDGREYEVPKGHAVASPLVIHNRLPHLYEEPDKYDPDRFGTRRAEDKTGGALAYVSFGAGRHLCVGEAFAYMQIKVIWSHLLRNFELELVSPFPQTDWNVVMPGPKGKVMVSYKRRQVPTAA; encoded by the exons ATGGTAGTACTGACTGTATACAG GACGCGGCGGCGAGCCATCCCGTCGATGATCATGGATTTACCGGCAACCACATGGCTGGCGTTTGCTGTCTTCTTCATGGTTGCAGCAGCGATCAAGATTACCAGGCGACAGCGATCTGCCGCTAGTCCGACAATGACACGCCCGCTTCCCCCTGTGTCTCCGGGGGTCCCTCTCCTAGGCGATCTGCCAGCTTTGCTCATCAAGGGACCCTTGGCGCTGATACGCGACCACTACACGAGGCTGGGAAGCGTCTTCACCGTGCGGTTGTTCCACCTGAAGCTGACCTTCTTGGTCGGGCCGGACGTGTCGAGCCATTTCTACCAGGGGCTCGACTCGGAGATCAGCCAGGACGAGGTCTCCCAGTTCACCATCCCCACCTTCGGCCCGGGCGTCGCCTTCGACGTCGACTACGCCACTCGGCGCGAGCAGTTCAGGTTCTTCGGCGACGCCATGAAGCCGGTGAAGCTTAGGACCTATGCCCAGCTCATGGTCCGTGAAGTCGAG AGCCACTTCGCGAGATGGGGACAGTCCGGCACGGTTAACCTGAAGCAGGAGCTGGAGCACGTCGTGACGCTCATGACCAGCCGGTGCCTGTTGGGTGCCGCGGTCCGGGAGAAGATGTTCGGCGAGGTCGGGACGCTGCTCCGCGAGCTCAACGACGGCATGCGCCTCGTCACCATCCTTCTCCCTCACCTGCCCATCCCCGCGCACCGCCGGCGCGACGCGGCGCGGGCCAGGCTAGGCGAGATATTCATCGAGATCGTCAGGTCCCACATGAACCGCAACGACGGCCGGGCCGACGACTGCCACGACATGCTGCAGTGTCTGATCGACTCGCGGTACAAGGACGGCCGCTGCACGACGGAGACGGAGGTCGTCGGGATGCTCGTCTCGGCGCTCTTCGCCGGACAGCACAACAGCTCCAGCGCGGCCACCTGGGCCGGGGCGCGCCTCCTCACCCACACCAAGCACCTGCGCGCCGCAGTCGAGGAGCAGGCGCGGGTCGTGGCGCGGCACGGGGGCCGCGTCGACTACGACGTCCTGCAGGAGATGGACACCCTGCACCGCTGCGTCAAGGAGACCCTGCGCCTCCACCCGCCGGCGCTGATGCTGCTCCGCCACGCGCGCCGGAGCTTCGCCGTGCGCACGGGGGACGGCCGCGAGTACGAGGTGCCCAAGGGCCACGCGGTGGCGAGCCCGCTGGTGATCCACAATAGGCTGCCGCACCTCTACGAGGAGCCCGACAAGTACGACCCCGACCGGTTCGGCACCCGGAGGGCGGAGGACAAGACCGGCGGCGCGCTAGCGTACGTGTCGTTCGGCGCCGGGCGGCACCTCTGCGTCGGCGAGGCGTTCGCGTACATGCAGATCAAGGTGATATGGAGCCACCTGCTGAGGAACTTCGAGCTGGAGCTCGTGTCGCCGTTTCCCCAGACGGATTGGAACGTGGTCATGCCAGGGCCCAAAGGGAAGGTGATGGTCAGCTACAAGAGACGGCAGGTGCCTACTGCAGCCTGA
- the LOC112879821 gene encoding obtusifoliol 14-alpha demethylase-like isoform X2, whose product MIMDLPATTWLAFAVFFMVAAAIKITRRQRSAASPTMTRPLPPVSPGVPLLGDLPALLIKGPLALIRDHYTRLGSVFTVRLFHLKLTFLVGPDVSSHFYQGLDSEISQDEVSQFTIPTFGPGVAFDVDYATRREQFRFFGDAMKPVKLRTYAQLMVREVESHFARWGQSGTVNLKQELEHVVTLMTSRCLLGAAVREKMFGEVGTLLRELNDGMRLVTILLPHLPIPAHRRRDAARARLGEIFIEIVRSHMNRNDGRADDCHDMLQCLIDSRYKDGRCTTETEVVGMLVSALFAGQHNSSSAATWAGARLLTHTKHLRAAVEEQARVVARHGGRVDYDVLQEMDTLHRCVKETLRLHPPALMLLRHARRSFAVRTGDGREYEVPKGHAVASPLVIHNRLPHLYEEPDKYDPDRFGTRRAEDKTGGALAYVSFGAGRHLCVGEAFAYMQIKVIWSHLLRNFELELVSPFPQTDWNVVMPGPKGKVMVSYKRRQVPTAA is encoded by the exons ATGATCATGGATTTACCGGCAACCACATGGCTGGCGTTTGCTGTCTTCTTCATGGTTGCAGCAGCGATCAAGATTACCAGGCGACAGCGATCTGCCGCTAGTCCGACAATGACACGCCCGCTTCCCCCTGTGTCTCCGGGGGTCCCTCTCCTAGGCGATCTGCCAGCTTTGCTCATCAAGGGACCCTTGGCGCTGATACGCGACCACTACACGAGGCTGGGAAGCGTCTTCACCGTGCGGTTGTTCCACCTGAAGCTGACCTTCTTGGTCGGGCCGGACGTGTCGAGCCATTTCTACCAGGGGCTCGACTCGGAGATCAGCCAGGACGAGGTCTCCCAGTTCACCATCCCCACCTTCGGCCCGGGCGTCGCCTTCGACGTCGACTACGCCACTCGGCGCGAGCAGTTCAGGTTCTTCGGCGACGCCATGAAGCCGGTGAAGCTTAGGACCTATGCCCAGCTCATGGTCCGTGAAGTCGAG AGCCACTTCGCGAGATGGGGACAGTCCGGCACGGTTAACCTGAAGCAGGAGCTGGAGCACGTCGTGACGCTCATGACCAGCCGGTGCCTGTTGGGTGCCGCGGTCCGGGAGAAGATGTTCGGCGAGGTCGGGACGCTGCTCCGCGAGCTCAACGACGGCATGCGCCTCGTCACCATCCTTCTCCCTCACCTGCCCATCCCCGCGCACCGCCGGCGCGACGCGGCGCGGGCCAGGCTAGGCGAGATATTCATCGAGATCGTCAGGTCCCACATGAACCGCAACGACGGCCGGGCCGACGACTGCCACGACATGCTGCAGTGTCTGATCGACTCGCGGTACAAGGACGGCCGCTGCACGACGGAGACGGAGGTCGTCGGGATGCTCGTCTCGGCGCTCTTCGCCGGACAGCACAACAGCTCCAGCGCGGCCACCTGGGCCGGGGCGCGCCTCCTCACCCACACCAAGCACCTGCGCGCCGCAGTCGAGGAGCAGGCGCGGGTCGTGGCGCGGCACGGGGGCCGCGTCGACTACGACGTCCTGCAGGAGATGGACACCCTGCACCGCTGCGTCAAGGAGACCCTGCGCCTCCACCCGCCGGCGCTGATGCTGCTCCGCCACGCGCGCCGGAGCTTCGCCGTGCGCACGGGGGACGGCCGCGAGTACGAGGTGCCCAAGGGCCACGCGGTGGCGAGCCCGCTGGTGATCCACAATAGGCTGCCGCACCTCTACGAGGAGCCCGACAAGTACGACCCCGACCGGTTCGGCACCCGGAGGGCGGAGGACAAGACCGGCGGCGCGCTAGCGTACGTGTCGTTCGGCGCCGGGCGGCACCTCTGCGTCGGCGAGGCGTTCGCGTACATGCAGATCAAGGTGATATGGAGCCACCTGCTGAGGAACTTCGAGCTGGAGCTCGTGTCGCCGTTTCCCCAGACGGATTGGAACGTGGTCATGCCAGGGCCCAAAGGGAAGGTGATGGTCAGCTACAAGAGACGGCAGGTGCCTACTGCAGCCTGA
- the LOC112881279 gene encoding uncharacterized protein LOC112881279, whose product MASCGLQQQRSMAGGPSAIASRLNAAAEAAAGDAPAAARWAGRADEDEAAAAPPRTYDVFINHRGVDTKHNVARLLYDRLEHLSGGRVRSFLDKKSMRPGDRLEERIDEGIRQCKVAVAIFSRRYFDSEFCLRELASIVEARKLLIPIFYGIKPSELILPPAVEESKDHAPRDIERFRLALQEAKYTVGLTYDPATGDLAELVYTAANAVMDRIQEMDHRVPQRQMIVSRLTRNVSRYRVECVDEEMPGGAARAAYDVFINHRGVDTKHNLARLLYDRLLQLSGGRVRSFLDNKSMRPGDRLGASIDEGIRQCKVAVAIFSKHYFDSDYCLHELASIVEARKVIVPIFYGIKPSELVLPQAVVDCDAYTPRDIERFRLALREAKYTVGLACDPVTGDLAELVNTAADAVMERIQATKRVPRSLMIASRL is encoded by the exons ATGGCGTCGTGCGGGCTGCAGCAGCAGAGGTCCATGGCGGGCGGGCCGTCAGCCATCGCGTCGCGGCTgaacgcggcggcggaggcggcggcgggggacgcGCCCGCGGCCGCGCGGTGGGCGGGGCGCGCCGACGaggacgaggcggcggcggcgccgccgaggACGTATGACGTCTTCATCAACCACCGCGGGGTCGACACGAAGCACAACGTGGCGCGCCTGCTGTACGACCGCCTCGAGCACCTCAGCGGCGGCCGGGTCCGCTCCTTCctcgacaagaagtcgatgcgCCCCGGGGACAGGCTCGAGGAGAGGATCGACGAGGGCATCAGGCAGTGCAAGGTCGCCGTCGCCATCTTCTCCAGGCGCTACTTCGACTCCGAGTTCTGCCTCCGCGAGCTCGCCTCCATCGTCGAGGCGCGCAAGCTCCTCATCCCCATCTTCTACGGCATCAAGCCCTCCGAGCTCATCCTGCCGCCGGCCGTGGAGGAGTCCAAAGACCACGCCCCCAGGGACATCGAGCGCTTCCGCCTCGCTCTCCAAGAGGCCAAGTACACCGTCGGCCTCACCTACGACCCCGCCACAGG ggacttggccgagctggtGTATACGGCAGCGAACGCGGTGATGGACAGGATCCAAGAAATGGATCACAGGGTGCCGCAGCGGCAGATGATCGTATCCAGGCT TACGAGAAACGTGTCTCGGTACCGGGTGGAGTGCGTCGACGAGGAGATGCCTGGCGGCGCCGCGAGGGCGGCGTACGACGTCTTCATCAACCATCGCGGGGTGGACACCAAGCACAACCTGGCGCGCCTGCTGTACGACCGGCTGCTGCAGCTCAGCGGCGGCCGGGTCCGCTCCTTCCTGGACAACAAGTCCATGCGCCCGGGCGACAGGCTGGGCGCGAGCATCGACGAGGGCATCAGGCAGTGCAAGGTCGCCGTGGCCATCTTCTCCAAGCACTACTTCGACTCGGACTACTGCCTCCACGAGCTCGCCTCCATCGTCGAGGCGCGCAAGGTCATCGTCCCCATCTTCTACGGCATCAAGCCCTCCGAGCTCGTCCTGCCGCAGGCCGTCGTCGACTGCGACGCCTACACCCCCCGCGACATCGAGCGCTTCAGGCTCGCGCTCCGCGAGGCCAAGTACACCGTCGGGCTCGCCTGCGACCCCGTCACAGG TGACTTGGCCGAGCTGGTGAACACGGCAGCGGACGCGGTCATGGAAAGGATTCAAGCAACGAAGAGGGTGCCACGAAGTCTGATGATCGCCTCCAGGCTGTAA